A section of the Malania oleifera isolate guangnan ecotype guangnan chromosome 2, ASM2987363v1, whole genome shotgun sequence genome encodes:
- the LOC131147922 gene encoding xanthine dehydrogenase 1-like, whose amino-acid sequence MGSLQSEEELEQLIGDGSNEAILYVNGVRRVLPDGLAHLTLLEYLRDIGLTGTKLGCGEGGCGACTVMISYFDQNLKKCVHHAINACLAPLYSVEGMHIITVEGIGNCRHGLHPIQESLAQSHGSQCGFCTPGFIMSMYALSRSSQTPPSEAQIEESLAGNLCRCTGYRPIVDAFRVFAKSDDSLYIDGSSPRPQEGDSVCPATGKPCSCGSKNSSDGDTVKQAMDCAHRIKPIFYSETDGSIYTEKELIFPPELLLRKLIPLNLNGFGGLKWYRPLRLQHVLALKGRYPDAKLVVGNTEVGIEMRLKRIQYRVLMSVMHVPELNILIVKDDGLEIGSAVRLSELLKVLRKVVAERASHETSCCKALVEQIKWFAGTQIKNVASVGGNICTASPISDLNPLWMAAGAKFQIIDCKGNIRTTLAENFFLGYRKVDLASDEILMSIFLPWSRPFEYVKEFKQAHRRDDDIALVNGGMRVYLVEKGEKWVVSDASIVYGGVAPVSLSASKTNKFLIGKNWNQGLLQGALKMLEDDILLKDNAPGGMVEFRKSLTLSFFFKFFLWVSHQMDQQKSFADRIPSSHMSAVHSFSRPPVIGSQDYEIRKHGTAVGLPEVHLSSRLQVTGEAEYTDDTPMPPNGLHAALVLSRKPHARILSIDDSGAKSSPGFVGIFLAKDLPGNNKIGPVITDEELFASEFVTCVGQIIGVVVADTHENAKVAARKVNVEYEELSPILSIEDAIKSRSFHPNTERLLRKGDVDQCFKSGQCYKIVEGEVQVGGQEHFYLEPHSSLVWTMDGGNEVYMISSTQSPQKHQKYVAHVLDLPMSKVVCKTKRIGGGFGGKETRSAMFAAAASVPSYLLNRPVKITLDRDADMMISGQRHSFLGKYKVGFTNEGKVLALDLEIYNNAGNSLDLSLAILERAMFHSDNVYEILHVRIRGRVCFTNLPSNTAFRGFGGPQGMLIAENWIQRIAIELKKSPEEIREINFQNEGSVLHYGQQLQHCTLGRLWSELKTSCDFLKARDDIDHFNLHNRWKKRGIAMVPTKFGISFTLKLMNQAGALVQVYTDGTVLVTHGGVEMGQGLHTKVAQIAASSFNIPLSSVFVSETSTDKVPNASPTAASASSDMYGAAVLDACEQIKARMEPIASKCNFRSFAELVSACYVERIDLSAHGFYITPDIGFDWKTGKGNPFRYFTYGAAFAEVEIDTLTGDFHTRTANVFLDLGYSLNPAIDVGQIEGAFIQGLGWVALEELKWGDATHKWIPPGCLYTCGPGSYKIPSINDVPFKFSISLLKVAPNVKAIHSSKAVGEPPFFLASAVFFAIKDAIIAARAEEGFNDWFPLDSPATPERIRMACIDQFTMPFVGSHFRPKLSV is encoded by the exons ATATAGGCTTGACGGGGACAAAGTTGGGCTGTGGTGAAGGTGGTTGCGGGGCTTGCACTGTGAtgatttcttattttgatcaAAACTTGAAGAAATGTGT GCATCATGCTATCAATGCATGCTTGGCTCCTCTATATTCTGTGGAAGGAATGCATATAATTACTGTGGAGGGAATTGGGAATTGTAGACATGGCTTGCATCCTATTCAG GAATCATTAGCACAGTCTCATGGTTCACAATGTGGATTTTGCACTCCTGGTTTTATTATGTCCATGTATGCATTATCAAGGTCAAGCCAAACACCACCAAGTGAAGCGCAGATTGAAGAAAGCCTTGCCGGAAATTTGTGTCGGTGCACAGGTTATAGACCAATAGTTGATGCATTTCGCGTCTTTGCCAAAAGTGATGATTCTTTGTATATAGATGGATCTTCTCCAAGACCTCAAGAAGGTGATTCTGTTTGCCCTGCAACTGGTAAACCCTGTTCATGTGGATCAAAAAATTCAAGTGATGGAGATACTGTCAAACAAGCTATGGATTGTGCTCATAGGATTAAGCCAATCTTTTATAgtgagacagatggaagcatatACACTGAAAAAGAGCTTATTTTTCCTCCTGAACTATTATTGAGAAAATTGATTCCTTtgaatttgaatggatttggtGGGCTTAAGTGGTATAGACCCTTGAGACTTCAACATGTTTTAGCATTAAAAGGAAGATACCCAGATGCAAAGTTAGTGGTAGGTAACACTGAGGTAGGAATAGAAATGAGGTTAAAGAGGATCCAATATCGAGTTCTGATGTCTGTCATGCATGTACCTGAACTTAATATATTGATTGTCAAGGATGATGGCTTGGAGATAGGTTCGGCAGTAAGACTGTCAGAACTCCTGAAAGTTCTAAGGAAGGTTGTGGCAGAGCGTGCTAGTCATGAAACGTCATGTTGTAAGGCCCTTGTTGAACAGATAAAATGGTTTGCTGGGACGCAGATAAAAAATGTTGCATCTGTTGGTGGGAATATTTGTACTGCTAGTCCAATATCAGACCTGAATCCACTCTGGATGGCTGCAGGAGCAAAGTTTCAAATTATTGACTGCAAAGGGAACATTAGGACAACCCTAGCAGAAAATTTTTTCCTGGGCTATCGCAAAGTGGATCTGGCAAGTGATGAAATCTTAATGTCAATTTTTTTACCATGGAGTAGGCCCTTTGAGTATGTGAAAGAATTTAAGCAGGCCCACCGAAGGGATGATGATATTGCACTTGTAAATGGGGGCATGCGTGTTTATCTTGTGGAGAAGGGTGAAAAGTGGGTAGTTTCTGATGCATCAATTGTTTATGGTGGGGTTGCTCCAGTCTCTCTTTCTGCATCAAAAACAAACAAATTTCTTATTGGAAAGAATTGGAATCAGGGCCTATTGCAGGGTGCTTTGAAAATGTTAGAGGATGACATTTTGCTCAAGGACAACGCACCTGGTGGGATGGTGGAGTTTCGGAAATCTTTGACACTAAGCTTCTTCTTTAAGTTTTTCCTGTGGGTTTCTCATCAGATGGATCAGCAGAAATCCTTTGCAGACAGGATACCATCATCCCATATGTCAGCAGTACACAGTTTTTCTCGGCCACCAGTTATAGGAAGCCAAGACTATGAAATTAGGAAACATGGGACAGCTGTTGGGTTGCCTGAGGTTCATCTATCATCAAGACTTCAG GTTACAGGAGAGGCTGAGTACACTGACGACACGCCAATGCCTCCTAATGGTTTGCACGCTGCCTTAGTATTGAGTAGAAAACCTCATGCCCGCATActttcaatagatgattcaggaGCAAAGAGTTCACCTGGTTTTGTTGGGATATTTCTTGCTAAAGACTTGCCAGGCAACAATAAAATTGGGCCAGTTATTACTGACGAGGAACTTTTTGCTTCAGAGTTTGTCACTTGTGTTGGTCAG ATTATAGGTGTTGTTGTAGCTGACACACATGAAAATGCAAAAGTAGCAGCAAGAAAGGTTAATGTCGAGTATGAAGAGCTCTCTCCCATCTTATCCATAGAGGATGCCATCAAATCTAGAAGTTTCCATCCTAATACTGAGAGGCTTTTGAGGAAAGGGGATGTGGATCAATGTTTTAAGTCAGGGCAATGCTACAAGATTGTAGAGGGGGAGGTTCAAGTAGGAGGTCAGGAACACTTCTACTTGGAGCCACATAGCAGTTTGGTATGGACAATGGATGGAGGTAACGAGGTTTATATGATTTCATCTACTCAA TCCcctcaaaaacaccaaaagtATGTTGCTCATGTCCTTGATCTTCCCATGTCAAAAGTAGTTTGCAAAACCAAGCGAATTGGTGGGGGATTTGGTGGTAAAGAGACACGATCAGCTATGTTTGCTGCTGCAGCATCTGTTCCATCATATCTGTTGAATCGGCCTGTGAAGATCACATTAGACAGGGACGCAGACATGATGATATCTGGACAGCGCCATAGTTTTCTTGGAAAGTATAAG GTTGGATTTACAAATGAAGGAAAGGTGCTGGCATTGGATCTTGAAATTTACAATAATGCTGGCAATTCTCTAGACCTGTCGCTCGCTATCCTTGAACGTGCAATGTTTCATTCAGATAATGTTTATGAGATACTACATGTCCGGATTAGGGGAAGGGTTTGCTTCACTAATTTACCTAGTAACACTGCATTTCGAGGATTTGGTGGTCCTCAAGGTATGCTTATTGCTGAAAACTGGATTCAAAGAATTGCCATTGAGCTCAAGAAAAGCCCTGAAGAGATACGG gAAATTAATTTCCAAAATGAAGGCTCAGTTTTACATTATGGTCAACAACTTCAACACTGTACACTGGGTCGGCTCTGGAGTGAACTGAAGACGTCTTGTGATTTTTTGAAGGCACGTGATGACATCGACCATTTTAATCTTCACAATCGATGGAAGAAGCGTGGGATTGCTATGGTTCCAACGAAATTTGGGATCTCATTTACATTAAAGCTCATGAACCAG GCAGGTGCCCTTGTTCAAGTCTATACAGACGGGACTGTTTTAGTTACACATGGGGGTGTTGAGATGGGGCAAGGTCTACATACAAAAGTCGCTCAGATTGCTGCCTCTTCCTTCAATATTCCTCTCAGTTCTGTATTTGTATCAGAGACTAGTACAGACAAG GTTCCTAATGCTTCACCCACAGCAGCTTCTGCTAGTTCTGATATGTATGGAGCTGCTGTTTTAGATGCTTGTGAGCAAATAAAAGCACGGATGGAACCTATTGCCTCAAAATGCAATTTTAGGTCCTTCGCAGAG CTGGTGAGTGCTTGTTATGTGGAGCGTATTGACCTTTCTGCTCATGGATTTTACATTACACCCGATATTGGCTTCGACTGGAAGACTGGTAAAGGGAACCCATTTAGATACTTCACCTATGGAGCTGCATTTGCTGAAGTTGAAATTGACACATTGACTGGAGATTTCCACACAAGGACAGCGAATGTTTTCCTGGATCTTGGATATTCTCTTAATCCAGCCATTGATGTTGGACAG ATTGAAGGAGCATTTATTCAAGGTTTGGGCTGGGTGGCCTTGGAAGAATTAAAATGGGGCGATGCAACTCATAAGTGGATTCCACCTGGTTGCCTGTACACATGTGGACCCGGAAGTTACAAAATTCCTTCTATCAATGATGTTCCCTTCAAATTCAGCATTTCACTTCTGAAG GTTGCTCCAAATGTGAAGGCCATTCATTCATCTAAAGCTGTAGGTGAGCCTCCATTCTTTCTGGCTTCTGCAGTCTTCTTTGCCATCAAAGACGCAATTATAGCTGCAAGAGCAGAGGAGGGGTTCAACGATTGGTTCCCTCTTGATAGCCCGGCAACTCCTGAACGGATCCGAATGGCTTGTATCGATCAATTTACCATGCCATTTGTTGGTTCTCATTTCCGCCCCAAGTTGAGTGTTTAA